In Ornithodoros turicata isolate Travis chromosome 1, ASM3712646v1, whole genome shotgun sequence, the DNA window ggttcttaccctcatgaggtctcctgtgagtgcactcatgagggtttgcccctcatgagacctcctgtgagtgcactcatgaggttttgcccctcatggagatctcctgtgagtgcattcatgaggtctgaggggcgccaggtctgtgtgagtgaagtcactggtgaggcctgaggggtgtgaggtcagtatgagtgcattcagaaatgaggttaaatgacgcttacgagatgtgggcaaattatgaaggcactagtgatatggttccagcgatccagctaccggcagagtgcactttaaagggctggtgttcccgtttttaccaatttcgtctacgtcgcgctgggaacacagccaagcgccctgaactgacggattaattggtgatatggttccagcgacctaactacacgcagtgtgcactttaaagggctgatgtgcccgtttttagcaatttcgtctacgtcgcgctggcaacacagcaaagcgtcctgagctgacggattagttggtgatatggttccatctacccacctacacgcagtgtgcactttaaagggctggtgtgcccgtttttagcaatttcgtctacgtcgcgctggcaacacagcaaagcgtcctgagctgacggattagttggtgatatggttccatcgacccacctacacgcagtgtgcactttaaagggctggtgtgcccgtttttagcagtttcgtatatgtcgcgctgagaacagagcaaagcgtcttggctgactgattacttggtgacatggctCCAGCCACCCAATTACCgtcagggtgcactttaaagggctgctgtgcccgtttttagcaatttcgtctacgtcgcgctgggaacacacccACCTGTCCTGAgttgactaattacttggtgatatggttccagcgacccaactacaggcatggtgcactttaaagggcccgaGCGcatgtttttagcaatttcgtctacgtcgcgcttggaacacaacaaagcctcctgagctgactgattacttcatgatatggttccagcgacccacctaccggctgggtgcactttaaagggcgggtgtgcccgtttttagcaatttcgtctacgtctcgctttgggaacacagccacgcgtcctgagctgactaattacttggtgatattgtTCCAGCGACTCGACTACagacagggtgcactttaaagggctggtgtgcacgtttttacagatttcgtctatgtcgcgctgggaacacagcaaagtctcctgagctgattgattacttggtgatatggttccatcgacccacctacacgcagtgtgcactttaaagggctggtgcccgtttttagcagtttcgtatatgtcgcgctgggaaagagcaaagcgtcttggctgactgattacttggtgacatggtttcagcgatccaactacctgcagggtgcactttaaagggctgatgtgcacgtttttagcaatttcgtctacgttgcgctgggaacacagccaagtgtactgggctttgttgtgttcccagcgtgacatagacgaaattgctaaaaaccggcgcaCCTGCCTTTAAAGCGCAcgctctcggtagttgggtcgctggaaccatatcacgaagtaatcagtcagctcaggaggctttgctgtgttccgagcgcgacgtagacgaaattgctcaaaacgggcacaccagccctttaaagtgcaccctgcctgtatatgggtcgatggaaccatatcgccaactaatcagtcagctcaggatgatttgctgtgttcccagcgcgacgtagacgaaattgctaaaaacgagcacaccagccctttaaagtgcaccctgccggtagttcggtcactggaaccatatcaccaagtatatcagtcagctcaggacgctttgctgtgttcccagcgcaacatagacgaaattggcaaaaacgtgcacaccagccctttaaagtgcaccctgcctgtagttgggtcgctggaaccatatcgccaagtaatcagtcagctcaggacgcttcgctgtgttcccagcgcgacgtagacgaaattgctaaaaacgagcacaccagcccttcaaagtgcaccctgccggtatttcggtcactggaaccatatcaccaagtaatcagtcagctcatgacgctttgctgtgttcccagcgcaacatagacgaaattggtaaaaacgggcacaccagcccttcaaagtgcaccctgcctgtagttggatcgctggaaccatatcaccaagtaatcagtcagctcaggacgctttgctgtgttcccagcgcaacatagacgaaattggtagaaacgtgcacaccagccctttaaagtgccccctgcctgtagttgggtcgctggaaccatatcgccaagtaatcagtcagctcaggacgctatGTTGCATAACTTAAAGGAGGACGATGGGCGACTAGGTGCATGCGATTGCGATTAGCGCGCGGCTCCTGGCTCGGGTTGGGATTCGGGGCACTTGTGGATTAAAGCTTGTTGGTGTTGGTCACCTGGAGCTTCGGTCGGTCTGACTCATTACGTAATacaatttggtgccgaaacccgggaacccCCGCCCTCCACATCGAAGCCAGATTACTCCGAAAGCTCCAGCAGCCAGCCATGGAACGCCTTAAACGAACCCGAGGTGGAACCCGTGGTTTCTTAACAAGGACCATGGTTCGCCTGACCGACCTGTTGGCTCAGCCCAATCCATCGGGCGAAGACGTCGAAGCTGTCCTCGAATATCTCATCACGAAACGACAAGCTCTCTACGACCTTGATCGCTCCATCTTGGAGGCAACCCCAGAAGACGAGTTGGACGCAGAACTCAGCGGCGCATTGGAATACGAACAGAACCTCGAAGAGGCCATCGCACGAGCACGTCGGTCGCTGCGACACATCCCGACTTCGGCGCCCGTTGTCCAGCAGCGCTCTGATGCCTCGAAGTCTGTCGCACTTCCGAAACTCCAGATCCCAAAGTTCTCCGGCAAACTTCAGGAATGGCAACAATTTTGGGAGCATTTCGACGTGTCAATTCATTCCAACCAGGCGCTAGCTGCTGTCGAGAAGTTCAAGTATCTAGCGTCCTACCTCGTCGACGACGCGAGGCGCACTATCGAAGGCATACGCATCAATTAATGGGGACAATTACCCCACCGCCATCGCGGCCCTCAAGCACAGGTAGGGCCGGCCAGGTTTATTGACGTCCGAGCACATCGACGCGCTACTAGCTCTTCGTCCGGTGACTTGTTCTGGACAGGTGTCCCAGTTAAGGCATCTACTTGACGAGGTCTCCTTTCGCAAGTCTGCGTTGGCGGCGTTGGACGTTCCCAAGGAGCACTACGCCGTTATCCTTGAACGCGTCATCACGCGGTGCCTTCCTGAGGATCTTTGTGTGCTCTTTCGTCAACGAAGGGTAGATGCGACCGATGCCTCACGTCGAGAACGCGGCGGCGACGATACTACCAATACCTCACGTCGAGACCGCGGAGGAGGTGGCGCAGTAGATACGCCGACGGAAAACTTCGAGGCTCTTATCTCCTTTCTCAAAGTCCAAGTCGAGACGCGGGAAGAAGTTGCCTTAACTCGTGCAACCGGTCAGGCCTCCCAGCGTCCGAGCCGAAGTCCAAGCATTCTCCCTAGCCCGGCGACTGCCTCAGCCCTAGCAGCGACGAGCGGGCGTTCTCCGGGGCTAATGGATCATCAGCTACGTCCGAGTTCTCGGCCACCGTCTGACTCGTGCCCATTGTGTGGGTCCACCGATCACCCGCTTCAGTCCTGTACAGTCTATTTGTCCCCCGCCGACAAGAAGCTACGTATATCTCGAACAGGCAGATGTTTTCGATGCGGGAAACCTGGTCATCCTTCAAGACTGTGCAGAACGGCAGCGCTGTTGTCCTGCGCCACTTGCCACGGCCGGCACCTTTCTGTACTGTGCGACATCCAGAGGCGTGATGCCCCGCAGCGCACCAGCGAGACACCCGTTTCTCAATCGGGGAGGCAGAATTCGACTCCGCAACCCCTCAGCCGAACTACGACATCACTAGCCTCAAGTCTGCAGAATACTGGGGGAATTGCTCGGCTGCAAACTGCTACAGTGTGGGCGTCTGGCCCGGCGGGCAGAAGGCAAATTCGCATCCTCCTCGACACCGGAAGCCAGCAGACGTTCATTCGACGTGACCTTTTGCAGCAGCTGAGGTGTGAGGTCGAGGGTGAAGAGAGTTTGTCTGTATTCTCATTTGCGGCGACGCATCCCAAGCATTACCGCTGCGAGCAGGTCACGGTGCGCCTCGAATCCCTCTTCGAAAGCGACTCCGTTGTCGACTTAACGGCTCTTGGCGTCGACGACCTTTGCCACGTCGTTGTTCCTCCATTGGGCATCAAGACAATCAGGGTGATGCAAGAGCGCGGCTTGCCATTTGCCGACACATGTCACACCGCAGAGATTGGAGTGTTGGTGGGAGCAGACTACTATTGGAAGGTAGTCACCGGTAATGTCGAACGCCTCGCTACCGACCTCATAGCCGTTGAAACCATCTTCGGATGGATTGTACAGAACGTCGGGGGTCCCGTCCGTGGAACGATATCATCGTTGGTGTCAGTCTTCTTCCTCGCACACGAAGATCAGGATCACTTCGAGAGTATTGACCCGTCAGAGATGTGGCGTCTGGACGCCCTCGGTATTGCCGACCACGTTGCCGGCGACGACGACTCCGTCGCCTCACTTTGCTTCTCAAGTCAAGTAGAAAAGCGTAATGGCCGCTATGTGGTTCCACTTATGGTTAAGGGCTCTGGACTTCCAGCCGAAGCAAACAACCGGGTAACGGCGGCGCAGCGGCTGGTCGCGCAGTTGCGGCGTTTTCGTACTTCCCCGCAGCTACTTCTCAATTACGATTCCGTCATTCGGGAATACTTTGACGAGGGTCATGCCGAACGGGTTGCTGATGTTTCGAACCAAACCGACAACGTGTACTACATGCCCCATCACGCCGTGATCCGGAAAGACGCCGTAACGACGAAGCTCCGCGTCGTCTTCGATGCCTCGTCTCACTGCCCCGGCCAACCGTCTCTAAACAGTCTCCTCATGAAAGGACCCAAGCTTAACGCCGACCTCATACATCTATTACTAGTGTTTCGCTGCAGCACCGTCGTCCTCACGGCAGATATAAGAAAGGCGTATCTACAAATCAGTATTCGAACAGATGATAGAGATCTCCTCCGCTTCCTATGGGTGCAGGACGTCGCCGCCCATGAGAGCCCGCAGATTGAGGAGTGGCGCATGACCAGGGTCCCCTTCGGCGCCACATCCAGCCCTTTCTTGCTGGCGGCAACGTTACAGCATCATCTCGCTTCCGTGGCCTCTCGATACCCGATGACTGTTCCACGGCTTTGTACAGGGTTCTACGTCGACGATTTGGTTGTGGGATGCACGTCAGAACCCGACGCCCTTCAAGTGTATGGCGACACCATTGACATACTCCAGGAAGCCGGTATGGATATACGGAAATGGACTTCAAATTCATCCGCACTTCGCGAGCGGTTTCTGTCGGACGAGGTTTCCTACGACAACGCATCCGATGGCAACGCAACGATCAAGGTGCTGGGCTTGTTGTGGGACCGGGACACAGATAGTCTCACCTTTTCGGTCAAACGAGCACTCACGTTGTCTGCGTCCCATCCTCCTACGAAACGTACGGTGCTCAAGACATTCTCCCTCATCTATGACCCGCTCGGCTATCTCGCACCCTTCATCGTAACCGTCAAGCTCCTGTTTCAAAATTTATGGCGCAAGTCGTTGCCATGGGACGCTGAGTTTGCAACGGAAGATCTTGTGGTCTGGGAGAAATGGAAGGCTGAACTGTCAGGCATCGATGCGTTGCACCTGTCGCGTAGCGTCTTTCCGCAGAGCAAGGCCCCGCTTGATGTGCATTGCTTCGCCGACGCTAGTCCCAAGGCCTACGGCACAACAGTATACGTTCGCAGCCGCCCCAATAACGGCACGACTTCTACGCGGTTGCTTTTAGCGAGAGCCCGCCTAGCTCCATTGAAAGAACTCTCGTTGCCGCGTCTCGAACTGCTGGCATGCCTGCTGTCCACGCGTCTTTATCGCCATATCTCGACGGTAGAAGCCTTAAAGGTTGCCCCCATTCACTTCTGGACGGATTCAAGCATCGCGCTCCAATGGATTCAGTGCGACACGAACACTCGCCCCTCCTTTGTCAAGTCGATGGTGGCAAAAATCTTATCGTCTTCACGACCGGAACAATGGCGGCACTGCAACGGACGCGACAACCCCGCAGACCTAGTGACCCGCGGCATCTCCGCCAGGTGCCTACGGAACAGCCCGCTGTGGTGGAGTGGTCCTCCCTGGCTGTCCGCAGGCGATATCGGCCCTCCTACAATTCCAGACCCAAATGTCAACGACACCTGCACGACGGTGAGCGCTGCACCGGAAGCTCCCGATACCGAAGTGGTCGTTCATCCAGTGTCGGCCACGCAGAACTGGATGGACCTCTCAGCTTACAGCACCCTCTCTCGACTTCTCCGAGTTACGGCTTGGTGCGCTAGGTTCGTCCGCAACAGTAGGCCCCGCCAACCGTGTACAACGGGTCCACTTACGTCCGAAGAGCTTCGACACGCCGAAACCATATGGGTCTCACATGTCCAAACCGAAGCCTTTCGGGACGACATCTTGGCGCTCAGACACGGCAGCGTTGCTGCGACATCTTCGTCGGTACGTGTTTTCCAGCCATTTCTCGACGCCTCCGGAATACTGCGCGTCGGCGGTCGTCTTCACCAACTTCAAGATTCGTACCAGATCAAGCATCCCATCCTCCTACCGCCTAAGCATCGATTCACGGAGCTCATCATACTCGACGCCCACCAGCGCTTGCTACACGCCGGCGTGCAAGACACCATCGCCGAGGTCCGAAGCACATTTTGGGTTGTCCGCGGACGGCAAACCACAAGGCGTGTCCTTCGCTCATGCTTGACCTGCCGCAGACTAAGGGCGCACCTTGAGACAGCCCCAGTGTCACCTCTACCTCGGGAGCGTATAACGCCGGCAAATCCGTTCACAGTTGTCGGCGTAGATTTCGCGGGACCGCTCTATATCTCAAGGTCGGCTTCTCCCAAGACGTACGTAGCCCTTTTCACGTGCGGTGTCACAAGGGCCGTCCACCTCGAACTTGTGTCCTCTATGAGCGTGCCTGATTTCCTGCTTGCCTTCCGACGGTTCATCTCTAGGCGTGGGGTACCCTCCCTCATCTTTTCCGACAACGCTCGCACCTTTCGCAAATGCTCGTCCCTCCTCTCCCTGGTTAGCGCAAGAGATGTACTAGACTTTGCCACCCAGCATCGCATCGCCTGGCGATTCATTGTTGAGCGAGCTCCTTGGTGGGGAGGCTGGTGGGAACGGCTCATACGAACTGTAAAGGAAGCCCTAAGACGCTGCCTTGGGAGAAAGCGCCTCACCTTTGAGCAGTTAACTACGACACTCTGTGAAGTAGAAGCCATCGTCAACTCCCGCCCACTCACGCATATTGGAGCTGATCCCGGGGAGCTTGAGCCACTTACCCCATCCCACTTTCTGTTAGGGAAACGAGCAGTGGCTTTGCCTGATGAATTCGCTGCCGATGCATCACGCCAGAACGACCTGCGGCTCAGTTTTCGTGTCATTCATCAGGCAAGGAAGCAGTTCTGGAAGCGCTGGACGCGCGAATACCTCCTTCAGCTGCGGTCAGCGCACGCAACCTCCTCACCAGCAGTGTCCGAGACGCAACTGAGGGAAGGCGACGTCGTGCAAGTGCAAGAAGACCATCTCCGTCCATCGTTTTGGAAGTTGGCTCGCGTGTCAAGCGTCATACGAGGGCGAGACGGCGTCGTACGGGCGTGCTCGCTGCGCCTGGCCAACGGGTCATCAATCGTCCGACCCGTCCAAAGGCTTTGTCGCCTCGAAGTTGACGCGCCCCAAGTCCCGGCGCGGGATGATGTTGCATAACTTAAAGGAGGACGATGGGCGACTAGGTGCATGCGATTGCGATTAGCGCGCGGCTCCTGGCTCGGGTTGGGATTCGGGGCACTTGTGGATTAAAGCTTGTTGGTGTTGGTCACCTGGAGCTTCGGTCGGTCTGACTCATTACGTAATAccctttgctgtgttcccagcgcgacagagacaaaatttgtaaaaacgtgcacaccagccctttaaagtgcaccctgcctgtagttgggtcgctggaaccatatcgccaagtaatccgtcagctgaggacgctttgctgtgttcccagcgcgacatagactaaaatctgtaaaaacgtgcacaccagccctttaaagtgcaccctgcctgtagttgggtcactggaaccatatcgccaagtaatcagtcagttcaggacgctttgctgtgttcccagcgcgacatagactagaTTTGTTAAAACGTGCACAcctgccctttaaagtgcaccctgcctgtagttaagttgctggaaccatatcgcaaagtaatcagtcagctcaggacgctttgctgtgttcccagcgcgacgtagacgaaattgctaaatgcGTGCACACCTgccctttaaagtgtacacagccagtggttgtgtcgctggaaccacatcatgcgtcatttggcctcatttctgaatgccctcatactgacctcacatacc includes these proteins:
- the LOC135384439 gene encoding uncharacterized protein LOC135384439, coding for MVRLTDLLAQPNPSGEDVEAVLEYLITKRQALYDLDRSILEATPEDELDAELSGALEYEQNLEEAIARARRSLRHIPTSAPVVQQRSDASKSVALPKLQIPKFSGKLQEWQQFWEHFDVSIHSNQALAAVEKFKYLASYLVDDARRTIEALRPVTCSGQVSQLRHLLDEVSFRKSALAALDVPKEHYAVILERVITRCLPEDLCVLFRQRRVDATDASRRERGGDDTTNTSRRDRGGGGAVDTPTENFEALISFLKVQVETREEVALTRATGQASQRPSRSPSILPSPATASALAATSGRSPGLMDHQLRPSSRPPSDSCPLCGSTDHPLQSCTVYLSPADKKLRISRTGRCFRCGKPGHPSRLCRTAALLSCATCHGRHLSVLCDIQRRDAPQRTSETPVSQSGRQNSTPQPLSRTTTSLASSLQNTGGIARLQTATVWASGPAGRRQIRILLDTGSQQTFIRRDLLQQLRCEVEGEESLSVFSFAATHPKHYRCEQVTVRLESLFESDSVVDLTALGVDDLCHVVVPPLGIKTIRVMQERGLPFADTCHTAEIGVLVGADYYWKVVTGNVERLATDLIAVETIFGWIVQNVGGPVRGTISSLVSVFFLAHEDQDHFESIDPSEMWRLDALGIADHVAGDDDSVASLCFSSQVEKRNGRYVVPLMVKGSGLPAEANNRVTAAQRLVAQLRRFRTSPQLLLNYDSVIREYFDEGHAERVADVSNQTDNVYYMPHHAVIRKDAVTTKLRVVFDASSHCPGQPSLNSLLMKGPKLNADLIHLLLVFRCSTVVLTADIRKAYLQISIRTDDRDLLRFLWVQDVAAHESPQIEEWRMTRVPFGATSSPFLLAATLQHHLASVASRYPMTVPRLCTGFYVDDLVVGCTSEPDALQVYGDTIDILQEAGMDIRKWTSNSSALRERFLSDEVSYDNASDGNATIKVLGLLWDRDTDSLTFSVKRALTLSASHPPTKRTVLKTFSLIYDPLGYLAPFIVTVKLLFQNLWRKSLPWDAEFATEDLVVWEKWKAELSGIDALHLSRSVFPQSKAPLDVHCFADASPKAYGTTVYVRSRPNNGTTSTRLLLARARLAPLKELSLPRLELLACLLSTRLYRHISTVEALKVAPIHFWTDSSIALQWIQCDTNTRPSFVKSMVAKILSSSRPEQWRHCNGRDNPADLVTRGISARCLRNSPLWWSGPPWLSAGDIGPPTIPDPNVNDTCTTVSAAPEAPDTEVVVHPVSATQNWMDLSAYSTLSRLLRVTAWCARFVRNSRPRQPCTTGPLTSEELRHAETIWVSHVQTEAFRDDILALRHGSVAATSSSVRVFQPFLDASGILRVGGRLHQLQDSYQIKHPILLPPKHRFTELIILDAHQRLLHAGVQDTIAEVRSTFWVVRGRQTTRRVLRSCLTCRRLRAHLETAPVSPLPRERITPANPFTVVGVDFAGPLYISRSASPKTYVALFTCGVTRAVHLELVSSMSVPDFLLAFRRFISRRGVPSLIFSDNARTFRKCSSLLSLVSARDVLDFATQHRIAWRFIVERAPWWGGWWERLIRTVKEALRRCLGRKRLTFEQLTTTLCEVEAIVNSRPLTHIGADPGELEPLTPSHFLLGKRAVALPDEFAADASRQNDLRLSFRVIHQARKQFWKRWTREYLLQLRSAHATSSPAVSETQLREGDVVQVQEDHLRPSFWKLARVSSVIRGRDGVVRACSLRLANGSSIVRPVQRLCRLEVDAPQVPARDDVA